One part of the Tolypothrix sp. NIES-4075 genome encodes these proteins:
- a CDS encoding TonB-dependent receptor — MKVVQFVQGLWLTGCVVVLFTNPANSQEVQGLNERSYLLLTATDKSSNQSLPLTVKAQPVKPIKDILRLSEIELPPRSAQKLVQSPAPSSLPSTGVVEVTKVKVNRTDKGVEIILETPKGEQLQVLPKREGNSYIVDIPNTQLRLPTGSTFNSRNPVAGITAITVTNQDANTIRVTAIGETGVPQLELFDSDEGLIFGFTPATSSAQTPPSSPQTPPQPTQQPESETKPEKPVPGNDEPIELSVTGEEDGYLVPNSITGTRTDTPVLDIPQSVQVIPQQILKDQQVTTLEEAVQNVSGVFGDSSEGRGFSFNIRGFEGAPVLRDGFRAFGLNGNQDSQSQSFPEIANIERVEVLKGPASILFGQIEPGGLINAVTKKPLNEPFYEAELQVGNRGFVRPRIDISGPLTSDRSLLYRLNALYLRDDGFRDFDTDIQRYFVAPSVTWKIGDRTDLNFQLEYLNDQRPSDTGLVAFGNKVADIPRDRILNEPDDIVQKESINVGYNLEHRFSKNWTLRNAFKYIRDDDFLSSVLNFPFLGNLNESTGELNRTLAIQDIVTENYSLQTNVVGKFTTWSIGHTLLFGVDLGRNNTDQASNADFSERFPINIFNPVYRSFSKRRQADLPLVQDFQIAVNSLGIYVQDQVSLTDSLLLSAGVRYETVEQKTTNNPSAFNPTSSETTQNDDAFSPRFGIVYKPVKNLSLYASYSRSFVPNSGITVDNGSLEPEKGEGYEIGAKAELLQGNLLATLAYFDVTKENVATQDPNNTFFSVATGEQKSRGIELDITGKILPGWNIIASYSYIDTEVTKDNTIPVGNQLPGVPHHSASLWTNYEIQEGNLQGLGLGIGFNFVSNRQGDLNNSFELGSYFLTNASISYRRNNWRAALNFKNLFDVNYITGTPINRVRGIEPGEPFTVIGSISVEF; from the coding sequence ATGAAAGTAGTGCAATTTGTTCAAGGCTTGTGGCTCACTGGTTGTGTTGTTGTATTGTTCACAAATCCTGCCAATAGTCAGGAGGTACAAGGGCTAAATGAGCGAAGTTATCTTCTATTGACAGCTACTGATAAAAGTTCTAACCAATCATTGCCTTTGACTGTAAAAGCACAGCCAGTCAAACCAATCAAAGATATTCTGCGACTGAGTGAAATAGAGTTGCCACCAAGGAGCGCTCAAAAGCTAGTGCAATCACCAGCACCAAGTTCACTACCTTCAACTGGAGTTGTCGAAGTTACAAAAGTCAAGGTTAACCGCACTGACAAAGGTGTGGAGATTATTTTAGAAACTCCTAAAGGGGAACAGTTACAAGTATTGCCCAAGAGGGAAGGTAATTCTTACATTGTTGATATCCCGAATACACAACTACGTTTACCTACTGGCAGTACATTCAATTCCCGCAATCCAGTTGCAGGAATCACAGCGATAACCGTTACTAACCAAGATGCGAATACTATTCGGGTGACAGCGATCGGTGAGACTGGTGTTCCACAACTTGAGTTGTTTGATAGTGACGAAGGGTTGATTTTTGGATTTACACCAGCGACATCCTCCGCACAGACACCACCCTCCTCACCACAAACTCCTCCACAACCGACACAACAGCCAGAGAGTGAAACTAAGCCAGAAAAGCCAGTTCCAGGAAATGATGAGCCAATTGAACTGTCAGTTACAGGGGAGGAAGACGGATATCTAGTTCCTAACAGCATTACCGGAACTAGAACTGACACTCCAGTGCTTGATATTCCCCAGTCAGTTCAGGTTATTCCGCAACAGATATTAAAAGATCAGCAAGTTACTACTCTAGAAGAAGCAGTACAAAATGTCAGTGGTGTATTTGGTGATTCTTCTGAGGGTAGAGGATTTAGCTTTAATATTCGCGGTTTTGAAGGTGCCCCAGTTTTGCGAGACGGATTTAGAGCTTTTGGGCTGAATGGGAATCAGGATAGTCAAAGTCAGAGTTTTCCAGAAATTGCCAATATTGAGCGCGTGGAAGTTCTCAAAGGACCTGCTTCAATTCTGTTTGGTCAGATTGAACCAGGAGGTTTAATTAATGCTGTCACCAAAAAGCCTTTGAATGAGCCTTTTTACGAAGCGGAACTACAAGTAGGAAACCGTGGTTTTGTTCGTCCGCGAATTGATATCTCTGGTCCATTGACTTCAGATAGAAGTTTGCTTTATAGACTAAATGCGCTATATCTGCGCGATGATGGCTTTCGAGATTTTGACACGGATATCCAGCGATACTTCGTTGCTCCATCTGTGACTTGGAAAATCGGCGATCGCACTGACCTAAATTTTCAATTGGAATATTTAAACGATCAGCGTCCCTCGGACACCGGTTTAGTTGCCTTTGGTAATAAGGTGGCAGATATTCCGCGCGATCGCATCTTAAATGAGCCAGATGACATTGTTCAAAAAGAGTCTATCAATGTTGGGTACAACCTAGAACATCGTTTCAGTAAAAACTGGACGCTGCGAAATGCATTTAAATACATCAGGGACGATGATTTTCTCAGTAGCGTTTTGAATTTCCCATTTTTGGGAAACCTCAATGAATCAACAGGAGAACTTAACAGAACTTTAGCCATCCAAGATATAGTCACTGAAAACTACTCTCTGCAAACCAATGTAGTAGGTAAGTTCACTACATGGTCAATTGGACATACGCTTTTGTTTGGTGTTGACCTGGGTCGTAACAACACTGACCAAGCATCAAATGCTGATTTTTCCGAGCGGTTTCCAATTAACATCTTCAATCCGGTATATAGGTCTTTTTCCAAACGAAGACAAGCCGATTTACCTTTGGTTCAAGATTTTCAAATCGCAGTAAATAGTTTGGGTATCTATGTACAAGATCAGGTTTCGCTAACTGATAGTTTACTTTTATCGGCAGGTGTTAGATATGAAACGGTAGAACAAAAAACCACAAATAATCCAAGTGCATTTAATCCCACTAGTTCTGAGACTACTCAAAATGATGATGCTTTTAGTCCCCGTTTTGGTATAGTCTACAAACCTGTCAAAAACTTATCGCTTTACGCTAGCTACTCACGGTCATTTGTTCCTAATTCAGGAATTACGGTAGATAATGGTTCTCTCGAACCAGAGAAGGGAGAAGGATACGAAATCGGGGCAAAAGCTGAACTATTGCAAGGCAATCTCTTGGCAACTTTAGCTTATTTTGATGTTACTAAAGAGAATGTCGCCACACAAGATCCAAACAATACCTTCTTTTCTGTGGCAACAGGTGAACAAAAAAGTCGTGGCATTGAACTAGATATTACAGGAAAGATTTTACCAGGGTGGAATATTATTGCCTCCTATTCCTATATAGATACTGAAGTTACCAAGGATAACACTATTCCAGTTGGCAACCAGTTACCAGGTGTTCCTCACCACAGTGCCAGCCTATGGACAAATTACGAAATTCAGGAAGGTAATTTACAAGGACTAGGCTTAGGTATTGGCTTTAATTTCGTTAGCAATCGTCAAGGAGATTTAAATAACAGCTTTGAGTTAGGCAGTTACTTTCTCACAAATGCTAGCATTTCTTATCGGCGAAATAATTGGCGGGCAGCCTTAAACTTCAAAAATCTTTTTGATGTGAATTATATTACAGGCACACCAATCAATAGAGTCAGAGGAATTGAACCGGGGGAACCTTTTACAGTAATTGGCTCAATTTCAGTAGAATTTTGA
- a CDS encoding benzoate-CoA ligase family protein: MDSISEQLPQLFNVAAYFIEGNLALGRSEKTAFYYQDETYTYAQVSSFVRRSAKLLSHLDLQQENRIAILVPDTPEFVFAFWGAIWLGAVPVPINTAYSVDDIQYILQDCRAKVLLTTQEWQEQLVPIQSQFLRHVLLVDGENSFVSLLAQQDELLTCAETSRDEPAFWLYTSGSTGRPKGVIHLHQSMVVCAERYAKSTLGLHTDDIAYSVANMSFAYGLGNTLYMPMAVGATAVLSNANNAFEIITDIHRYRPTILFGIPSVYAAILAVDEISPLDVSSLRLCVSAAEQLPKSIWEKWLLTYNHEICEGIGTTEFLHIFLSNRVGECKPGTSGRPIPGYDIQIIDENGVPCPEGKIGDLQVSGESLMLGYWNRLSQTRKAIYGNIMRTGDKYVRDSDNYFRFVGRTDDLFKVNGQWISPMEIEDVLHQHPQVLEVAVVPESESGEQLTQVVAYISLQPGQKPTPELENSIRKFAKQQLPHFKAPKTVRFVDNLPRTATGKIHRHLLVRSHNLVGNKAQ, from the coding sequence ATGGACAGTATTTCTGAACAGTTGCCGCAACTATTTAATGTTGCAGCTTACTTTATAGAAGGCAACTTGGCACTCGGACGTAGCGAGAAAACCGCGTTTTATTATCAAGACGAGACATATACTTACGCTCAAGTGAGCAGTTTTGTCCGACGCAGCGCTAAATTACTCTCTCATCTTGATCTACAGCAAGAAAACCGCATAGCAATTCTTGTACCAGATACACCAGAGTTCGTCTTCGCTTTCTGGGGTGCTATTTGGCTCGGCGCCGTGCCTGTCCCGATTAATACTGCATATAGTGTTGATGACATCCAATATATTCTGCAAGACTGCCGTGCCAAAGTCTTGCTGACTACCCAAGAATGGCAAGAGCAACTAGTCCCCATCCAATCTCAGTTCCTGCGTCATGTTTTGCTAGTAGATGGAGAGAACTCATTTGTTTCCTTACTAGCTCAACAAGACGAATTGCTAACTTGTGCCGAAACCTCTCGTGACGAACCAGCTTTCTGGCTTTACACTTCTGGTAGTACAGGACGACCCAAAGGCGTAATTCACCTGCATCAAAGTATGGTGGTTTGTGCCGAGCGATACGCTAAAAGCACCCTTGGCTTGCATACAGATGACATTGCATATTCAGTTGCCAATATGTCCTTTGCCTACGGCTTAGGTAACACCTTATATATGCCAATGGCTGTTGGTGCAACTGCTGTACTATCTAATGCCAACAATGCTTTTGAAATTATTACTGACATCCATCGCTATCGACCGACAATTCTGTTTGGTATACCCAGTGTCTATGCAGCTATCCTGGCTGTAGATGAAATCTCTCCTTTAGATGTTTCTTCATTGCGCTTGTGCGTATCCGCTGCTGAACAACTACCCAAGAGTATTTGGGAAAAGTGGCTTTTGACTTACAACCATGAAATTTGTGAGGGTATTGGTACCACCGAGTTTTTGCACATCTTTCTTTCCAACCGAGTCGGAGAGTGTAAACCAGGGACTTCGGGTCGTCCTATACCTGGTTACGATATCCAGATTATTGACGAAAATGGTGTACCTTGTCCGGAGGGTAAGATTGGCGATTTACAAGTGAGTGGAGAAAGCCTGATGTTGGGCTATTGGAACCGATTGTCACAAACCCGCAAGGCTATCTACGGGAACATTATGCGGACTGGAGATAAATATGTGCGCGACAGTGATAACTATTTTAGATTTGTGGGACGAACTGACGATTTGTTTAAAGTGAATGGTCAGTGGATATCACCGATGGAAATTGAGGATGTCTTACATCAACATCCCCAGGTTCTAGAAGTAGCAGTAGTACCAGAATCTGAAAGCGGCGAACAGCTAACTCAAGTTGTAGCTTATATTAGCCTGCAACCTGGACAAAAACCAACGCCGGAATTAGAGAATAGCATTCGTAAATTTGCTAAACAACAACTGCCTCACTTTAAGGCTCCAAAAACAGTTCGGTTTGTAGACAATTTACCGCGCACTGCAACTGGAAAAATTCACCGCCATTTATTAGTAAGAAGCCACAATTTAGTCGGCAACAAGGCTCAATAA
- a CDS encoding 3-oxoacyl-[acyl-carrier-protein] synthase III C-terminal domain-containing protein translates to MINCPVGILSLAVSFPSIIRTNDYWQHKFPHLFAKEKLRKTRVYPAIELTSDNSGIDIWSQEVAPYLSDSFRGNIERRVIGEDESSLTLEYRAAKDALNAAKISPDEVDLMIVASLFGEHTGPGNASYLARQLELHCPAWNLESTCSSALVALQNAQALIQTGMYRNVLVVVSQIGSNSVNEEDTLSWSMGDGAGAFVVDSLKPNQGILGSKIVHTTETCGAYIHELVTDEQGKPQIRTRTGENASTLAETAVDFVRKCCFDAVAAAGVTLKEIDFFAFNTPTAWYASVCTRALGIDPERTINLYPRYANIGPVLAIANLYHAAQAGKIRENDLVLVYTKGAAATAAATVMRWGDVALGPVPASPISVTQEDERVKTKISNSSAKIDNFSREKLLRNSPEERRQMLETYLLECMSSLLQVSVNNLNLEQSFALLLDSLTAILLKNRIEADLQVRVSLENFVGSSNLAHLVEVLLNQLALVNLISTQTVTDFKQEEEREKLSL, encoded by the coding sequence ATGATAAATTGTCCAGTAGGTATTCTTTCACTTGCAGTTAGTTTTCCTAGTATCATCCGTACCAATGATTATTGGCAGCATAAGTTTCCTCATCTATTTGCTAAGGAAAAGCTAAGAAAAACAAGAGTTTATCCTGCTATAGAACTTACATCGGACAATAGCGGGATTGATATTTGGTCACAAGAAGTAGCACCTTATTTATCTGATTCATTTCGGGGAAATATTGAACGTCGAGTAATTGGTGAGGACGAGTCATCACTGACGCTGGAGTATCGTGCTGCAAAGGACGCTCTGAATGCAGCCAAAATCTCTCCAGATGAAGTCGATTTGATGATTGTGGCTTCACTGTTTGGCGAACACACAGGACCTGGCAATGCTTCTTATCTTGCCCGTCAACTAGAATTGCACTGCCCAGCGTGGAATCTGGAATCAACCTGTTCTAGTGCCTTAGTAGCGCTTCAGAACGCCCAAGCATTAATCCAAACAGGTATGTACCGTAACGTGTTAGTAGTTGTCTCACAAATTGGATCTAACAGTGTAAACGAAGAAGATACCCTCTCTTGGTCAATGGGTGATGGTGCTGGAGCTTTCGTAGTAGACTCGCTAAAACCCAACCAAGGAATTCTCGGCAGCAAAATTGTTCATACGACAGAAACCTGTGGTGCTTACATACATGAACTAGTAACTGATGAACAGGGTAAGCCGCAGATACGCACCCGCACAGGTGAAAACGCCAGCACACTTGCGGAAACAGCAGTAGATTTTGTGCGGAAATGTTGTTTTGATGCTGTTGCTGCTGCTGGTGTCACCCTAAAAGAAATTGATTTTTTTGCTTTCAATACTCCTACTGCTTGGTATGCCAGTGTTTGTACAAGGGCATTAGGTATTGACCCAGAGCGCACAATTAATCTTTACCCTCGGTATGCAAATATTGGACCTGTGCTAGCGATCGCCAATTTGTATCATGCTGCCCAAGCGGGTAAAATTCGAGAAAATGACTTAGTTCTTGTCTATACAAAGGGTGCGGCTGCTACCGCTGCGGCAACTGTCATGCGCTGGGGTGATGTAGCGCTCGGACCAGTCCCTGCTTCCCCAATTAGCGTGACTCAAGAAGATGAGAGAGTTAAAACGAAAATCAGTAACTCGTCAGCCAAAATAGACAACTTTTCCAGAGAAAAACTACTTAGGAACAGTCCGGAAGAACGACGGCAAATGTTGGAGACTTATCTACTCGAATGCATGAGTAGCTTACTACAAGTTTCCGTCAATAACCTGAATCTAGAACAGTCTTTTGCTTTATTACTTGACTCGTTAACAGCTATTCTACTGAAGAACCGAATTGAAGCTGATTTACAAGTACGAGTGTCATTGGAGAATTTCGTTGGCTCAAGCAATCTGGCTCATTTGGTTGAAGTATTGCTCAATCAATTAGCTTTAGTAAATTTAATTAGCACTCAAACCGTTACTGACTTTAAGCAAGAGGAAGAAAGGGAAAAATTAAGTTTATGA
- a CDS encoding acyl carrier protein, with amino-acid sequence MDTLNVMNTLKTILTDLGIPEESLHEDTLLCKHLQLDSVETVEIALGLKRKLGVKVKLEALQDMTLAQVCNMVEGAIAPLPQREKTQLCTDSHPQSSQLLSLKGKLDGQYF; translated from the coding sequence ATGGATACCTTAAATGTGATGAATACCCTGAAAACAATACTTACTGATTTAGGTATTCCGGAAGAGTCACTTCATGAAGACACTTTATTGTGCAAGCATTTACAGCTTGACTCTGTAGAGACAGTAGAAATTGCCTTGGGATTGAAACGAAAACTGGGAGTTAAGGTCAAGCTAGAAGCTTTGCAAGATATGACACTGGCTCAGGTTTGCAATATGGTCGAGGGAGCGATCGCCCCCCTTCCCCAACGGGAGAAAACGCAACTATGTACCGATTCACATCCTCAAAGCAGTCAACTATTAAGCCTAAAAGGAAAGTTGGATGGACAGTATTTCTGA
- a CDS encoding salicylate synthase — translation MVALKTEIKYHETFVPGQRDAIVVLNNLIKAGIFTKYMMYEGNNEVRIAGNELLRVSVSQDSVSIHGLGKSSSQAISNPLKQVEALFKSLNIENWTAYGYVAFDIARFYSAYSKAIEQELLYFLIPETELRFTETGTYIKTAKSLEQVKEQLFVDTPLSDYELASLAVDFGDRQIYQNRVEILIKAIKQGELHKAIISRSVKVTGNLDVLGTYVVGAKANNAARSYCLNIGNIRAVGFSPEILMQVNQEGFVVTNPLAATRPRGASSQEDTQLRGELFTDAKEVKEHSLSAWLAQSEITSLCLPETVGVFDFMEVKKYRCVQHLSSRVGGQLQPNNTLWDALKVLFPGITVSGIDKEQALKWIDRLEDEPRGIYAGGIGWVDSSGAADIAIAIRSVYQYGNKIHLNAGAGIVAESVPEKEYIESVNKMNTMLNNLVLEG, via the coding sequence ATGGTAGCACTAAAGACCGAAATAAAGTATCACGAGACATTTGTACCTGGACAAAGAGATGCTATTGTTGTTTTAAATAACCTCATAAAAGCTGGTATTTTTACCAAATATATGATGTATGAAGGGAATAATGAGGTTCGGATTGCTGGTAATGAGCTTTTAAGAGTGTCGGTAAGCCAAGATAGTGTTTCAATTCACGGTTTAGGGAAGTCTTCCTCCCAGGCTATCAGCAATCCCTTGAAACAAGTAGAGGCTTTGTTTAAGTCTTTGAATATTGAAAATTGGACGGCTTACGGTTATGTAGCCTTCGATATCGCTCGCTTTTACTCTGCATATTCCAAAGCAATTGAGCAAGAACTTCTTTATTTTCTGATTCCCGAAACAGAACTGCGATTCACAGAAACAGGAACTTATATCAAGACTGCTAAATCATTAGAGCAAGTTAAAGAACAATTATTTGTTGATACGCCACTGTCAGATTACGAACTAGCTTCGTTAGCAGTTGATTTTGGCGATCGCCAAATTTATCAGAATCGCGTTGAAATTTTAATCAAAGCAATTAAGCAAGGCGAATTGCATAAAGCAATTATTTCCCGTTCCGTTAAAGTAACTGGTAATCTAGATGTTTTGGGAACTTATGTAGTAGGAGCAAAAGCGAATAATGCAGCACGTTCTTATTGTCTAAATATAGGAAATATCCGCGCAGTTGGCTTTAGTCCGGAGATTCTTATGCAAGTGAATCAAGAGGGTTTTGTTGTTACTAATCCGCTAGCAGCAACTCGACCGCGTGGTGCAAGCTCACAAGAAGACACACAACTCAGAGGTGAATTATTTACGGATGCTAAAGAAGTCAAAGAACATTCACTTTCTGCCTGGTTAGCTCAAAGTGAGATTACTTCACTTTGTTTACCAGAAACTGTGGGAGTTTTTGATTTTATGGAAGTCAAGAAGTATCGATGCGTACAGCATTTATCATCACGAGTAGGTGGTCAACTCCAGCCAAATAATACTTTATGGGATGCATTGAAAGTCTTGTTTCCAGGAATTACTGTTTCTGGGATTGATAAAGAACAAGCCCTAAAATGGATCGACCGTCTAGAAGACGAGCCGAGAGGTATTTATGCTGGTGGTATCGGTTGGGTAGATAGCAGTGGTGCAGCTGATATAGCGATCGCCATTCGCTCGGTTTACCAATACGGTAACAAAATTCACTTAAATGCCGGCGCTGGAATTGTTGCCGAATCAGTTCCAGAAAAAGAGTATATCGAGTCAGTCAATAAGATGAACACCATGTTGAACAATTTAGTTTTGGAGGGGTAA